The following is a genomic window from Atribacterota bacterium.
CCGTTAATTGAAATGATTGATGCAAAAGAAAAAAATGTACAGGCTATGATTGTTACACCTACCAGGGAATTAGCTATTCAGGTTGCAGAGGAAATAAATTCATTAAAAGGAAATACAGGATTACAGGTTATTCCTGTTTATGGGGGACAATCAATAGACCAACAGCTTAGACGTCTTAAAAAAGGAGTGCATATTGTAGTTGGCACCCCGGGAAGAGTTATTGACCATCTTAAAAGAAAGACACTTAATTTAAGAGACATAGATCATCTTATCCTTGATGAAGCCGATGAAATGCTGAATATGGGTTTTATAGAGGATGTAGAAGAAATAATGAAATATACTAATCCCGAAAAGAGGACTCTTCTATTTTCAGCTACCATTCCTGCCAGGATAAAATCTCTGGCAAAGAAATATATGACCGGGTATGAATTTATTACTATCGAGAAGCAACAGCCCACCGTAAGTCTTACTGAACAGATTTATTATGAAGTTCGCCATTCGGATAAATTTGAAGCATTATGCAGAATTATTGATATTGAAGAGGATTTTTACGGTTTAGTATTTTGCAGAACCAAAAGCGATGTAGATGAAGTTACCAATCATCTTATTGAGAGAGGTTATGATGCAGATTTTATCCATGGAGATATCTCACAAAGCCAGAGAGAAAAGACTTTAAACAGATTCAAGAAAAAAAATGTTAATATCCTGATTGCAACTGATGTAGCAGCCCGTGGGTTAGATGTCAATAATATGACCCATGTTATCAATTATTCTCTTCCACATGATCCTGAATCCTATGTGCACAGGATTGGCAGGACAGGAAGAGCAGGGAAAGAAGGAACAGCTATTACCTTTGTCACTCCCAGTGAGAACCATAAGCTTATGTTTATTCAGCGAAAGGCAAAAACAGATATCAAAAAGCATAAGGTTCCCAATGTAAAAGATATTATAAATGCCAAGACCAGGAAGATAAATGACGATATTGCTGCAATTGAAAATGAGCAGATAGATTCCACCTATTTTAACTGGGCAAAAAAGCTGCTGGAAGATAATAACAATACTGAAATACTGGCTAAAATATTAAGTTATAGTTTTGATGACAAGCTTAATCCTGGCTTGTACAATGAGATTCAGGAAGTATCCTCCAGAAACAGGAAGATAGAATTAGAAGGAAAAACCAGGCTCTTTGTGGCAATGGGTAAAAAGGACAAGCTCACTCCTGCCAAACTGGTAAAATTTATCTTTGAAAATACCGGTGTAAATAAATCTGTTATTGACCAGGTAGATGTATATAATGAATTTTCCTTTATAAATGTACCATTTAAAGAAGCTAAGACCATATTGAGAATTTTTCAGAAAAAATCCGGGAACAAAAGAGCTTTAATTGTAAAGGCACGTACAAAGCAGAAAAAAGAAGGAGCCAGGGTTTAACCGGCTCCTATATTTTATTTAATCTTTTTTGGTAAATGCTGAGTATAACTCAGATAATATTATTTGCAATATCTTTTGCTTCTACCTTAAATGATTTTTTAAAGTCATGAAAAAGCTTGGGAACAATTTTACCCGGCAAGACCATTGCACCCAGCTCTCCTGCTTTATCGCTCATCAAGGCAATAGCTTTCTTTCCGCCCATCGCAGGAAATGGGAAACCCATAGTCACAAAGGGTAAGAATTTCTTTTTGGAAAGATTTCCCAGCTTTTCCAAAGC
Proteins encoded in this region:
- a CDS encoding DEAD/DEAH box helicase, producing MTDIERFKKLGLSDEVVEAVSKKGFEEPTPIQTLTIPAMLRNNTNIIVQSQTGTGKTAAFGLPLIEMIDAKEKNVQAMIVTPTRELAIQVAEEINSLKGNTGLQVIPVYGGQSIDQQLRRLKKGVHIVVGTPGRVIDHLKRKTLNLRDIDHLILDEADEMLNMGFIEDVEEIMKYTNPEKRTLLFSATIPARIKSLAKKYMTGYEFITIEKQQPTVSLTEQIYYEVRHSDKFEALCRIIDIEEDFYGLVFCRTKSDVDEVTNHLIERGYDADFIHGDISQSQREKTLNRFKKKNVNILIATDVAARGLDVNNMTHVINYSLPHDPESYVHRIGRTGRAGKEGTAITFVTPSENHKLMFIQRKAKTDIKKHKVPNVKDIINAKTRKINDDIAAIENEQIDSTYFNWAKKLLEDNNNTEILAKILSYSFDDKLNPGLYNEIQEVSSRNRKIELEGKTRLFVAMGKKDKLTPAKLVKFIFENTGVNKSVIDQVDVYNEFSFINVPFKEAKTILRIFQKKSGNKRALIVKARTKQKKEGARV